Proteins encoded in a region of the Saccharopolyspora phatthalungensis genome:
- a CDS encoding WXG100-like domain-containing protein, with translation MSVLVPEEVRRLFQVLTGEDMTDADEDALFAVAEGLESGAATVEELGPVVREVVGRVRGGFSGKAADRFAERLAGFGPVLESGGVGLRELAGFVRGLALQVQYLKFVTVGGLVLLLGEVAWAVSMAGLTAGASMAWLAARFAVMRFLLSRWWGQLFMRLAVAQVVGIGMQLVVEVGAQGAQFALGTRKKWDGQLTTMAVGVGSFSALLAVPLSALGNVVGNAITKVLVRGLGDKIDAEVLAAAAKNAAEEHAVQYPLSSMAKFADMVSKSVDDYAGMSVRAMWAARFGHGLGESLEEGLTEMFGEAGYGALSGQGAQWNPFSFTAGLSEAVGSGIGNLAGLAMRGELVPAGRARNAADGEKDSATVDTNAYTTEELKTDSALQPGEKSGFLSSLSGADSEASKVGAYETRRDNAPLLWREGDANAQAALWDQSRPGTPPPPYSQPQDEDLVHSDPPGSGGASREGDSRAGMPPPAYGAVTGDVHADVESSGVDVTREYRGSALVSDHVVSVGDSRTDSPHRDDRLVAETSQADSQEAVDDVQVTEPLFHVNDAAVPEVSARADSVAGNADSARLSDGGPHAQMPPDPSGAMASGDPVLVPEPVGLPADAVRVSVPAEVVSSAGLVGLVRGRAGDVGVGPVVLVSGEGVGVAVASSAQSSRVAREVGRDVVALMPGSGWRGPRWMQFAPDGSRPRPLGEPGRIAALPQVGGGRFGLDDLASSSTAVPGSPAEAVVAGPGEAGSAATAPGADSTAAGTPEWTESDLRSAVERARSLGGNRDVAVGIVRGTHDVVALARGDAGVPLDDVVALVAVRADAVGHDEAVRFSRELAARLGTQGTGLGVRAGAGPDSRAAAKESEELARGEHAGGPEESGVPMTWGFDPGLESALDSLGVAGWSWGGVSRDGEEAGLAAFGVDAGDRGADGVDSVGAGSGRKRGREDGSVDEGAARRAAGPEDFPVLPDSLDGAGWSWGVGDVPGADPLDLAARAENLDLLGFGTDAAVFGDVGGADLIAGGAASWSVALGGTEVDSALEAVDTAENAASVESLKEAARVEARRARDAGEPYTGAELGKRLGRSKWWGQARLAEIRGESGPAQRSLQGPEGERLREAARVEARRAREAGESYTGVALGKRFGMSVAWGKERLAEINSVDGVAGRAAQEQERKWAQEREAGRVEARRARDAGEPYTGAELGEKFGKSTAWGARLVAEIRAEGDAGRSASQRTGERLREAARVEARRARDAGEPYTGAALGVKFGKGSTWGGLRLMEIKADGRASGTALPEQVQGRGPDPQSEVPLSEGPVSRGQAGGTATDPIDDLAWWGLGPAVESALDSPEVGGWSSGDVAGTGSNNAGLFAFDVDLDLDAVGPGVGGMGSFGESSGREWGRDDGSADEAVGIGPSGRQGFSTLPGFAGGSAAVGGLSEGPLSWGVDEVPGDSGGYLDPGGVGLFGFGVSLADGDAGALSTVEGPAELSVGSGGVAGSVPEGPDAAERSERAELLRETARVEARRARDAGEPYSGVALGKKFGMSRSWGETRLAEIKNEGGANRQTLREQEWAEEREAARVEARRARDAGEPYTGPALGKKFGKTDRWGRARLDEIRSAGDVPWSAGKGAEEERLREDARVEARRARDAGEPYTGPALGKKFGMSRSWADTRLAEIKDEVNEVRRAMRGGEQEWAREREAGRVEARRARDDGEPYSAAALGKRFGKSKAWGQKLLEEIKPEGGAIWSAAGERQAGQVREAARAEARRARDADEPYNAVALGEEFGKSEMWGQERLAEIRSEGGALLLSVRGREGAREAARAEARRARDAGEPYTGAALGEKFGKSEKWGQKRLAEIKPEDGSRPAVRGPEKERLREAARAEARRARDAGEPCTGAALGRRFGNGERWGRERLHEIRKETSGSAGGASGSGGGVPAEGVSSVDAAEWVQSGVESGGVAGWSESDLRREVELAQVVGGSREVAMGIVRGTHDVVALAWEDARVSLDDVVALVAVRVEAEGHAAAVRFSRELANRLGTQGSGLAIRAGAGPAPHAAVFEVSAADEGPGAPMTRRIEPAGAVSGSIDVAGWSSGAVAGADSWDGAPSAAAEDAEMLAFGAADRGVGGLGSVGADTGRKRRRDDDGAVDEGAARRPSGPQDFPIFPEFGKPGDTTIEVAPEVIHAAEAVDTTESSKEEARAEARRARDAGQPYTAGTLGNRFGKSSSWGWRRLDEIRAEGGVSRLVSQGHEAARVEARRARDAGEPDTGRSLGKKFGRSAAWGAQRLAEISTEGGVSRSDLKGQDAARVREAARVEARRALAEGKPYGGEALGQRFGKSGSWGRSRLAELSDEGSADQPVAEVQGQDAARVREAARVEACRARDAGEPYSGGTLGKKFGMSERWGRARLKEIRGGDGATPEAVRAEEGERLREAARAEARRARAAGEPYSGGTLGKKFGKSERWGRERLREIRAAFSGSAGRASDSAGNVLAEDVPSLDVTAAERPQSVVESGGVAGWTESDLRREVEWARLVGAQRDAAVEIVRGTHDVVKLARGDADVSLDDVVTLVAAKIDEVGHDEAKQFSRQLAARIGTPGTAFAIRAAAGPDPRAAAAVSEESAGSALVGDMPGGPAESPSGFGWGELPAGRTDDVLMTDFPVTGTNVVVAEGFADDLGGLSFLGDPESWFVDPLNVGNFGLGWDEVQDGRTDDVLGVGLFGAGADPLSIEWFAHDSGGLSSVGAVGGSGVGGRSRHKRARVDGSDNEGAESERPSRRRVRRADSAKRKRAAELETVWAELRRAGEAGESHTGATLGKKFGKSATWGFARLREFRASHGGTSRADVVKRKRAAVWAEMRRARDAGTPHTGESLGKKFGKGVSWGCARLAEFRASEGGLSRAELSQRDRDANLETVWAELRRADEAGESHTGATLGAKFGKSASWGVQRLAEFRVRAGEGGPADVEQKWAAVWAEVRRARGAGEPHTGKSLGVKFGMSPTWGLQRLAEFRNAESALASGSGVPTEDASASGAVCPECP, from the coding sequence GTGTCTGTGTTGGTGCCGGAGGAGGTGCGGCGGCTTTTTCAGGTGTTGACTGGTGAGGATATGACGGATGCGGATGAGGATGCGTTGTTTGCGGTGGCGGAAGGGTTGGAGTCGGGTGCGGCGACGGTGGAGGAGCTGGGTCCGGTGGTGCGGGAGGTGGTGGGTCGGGTACGGGGTGGGTTTTCGGGCAAGGCGGCGGATCGGTTTGCGGAGCGGTTGGCGGGGTTTGGTCCGGTTTTGGAGTCGGGTGGTGTGGGGTTGCGGGAGTTGGCGGGGTTTGTGCGGGGTTTGGCGTTGCAGGTGCAGTATTTGAAGTTTGTGACGGTGGGCGGGTTGGTGTTGCTGTTGGGGGAGGTGGCGTGGGCGGTGTCGATGGCGGGGCTGACGGCGGGGGCGAGTATGGCGTGGTTGGCGGCGCGGTTTGCGGTGATGCGGTTTCTGTTGTCGCGGTGGTGGGGGCAGCTGTTTATGCGGCTGGCGGTGGCCCAGGTCGTGGGGATCGGGATGCAGTTGGTGGTGGAGGTGGGTGCGCAGGGTGCGCAGTTCGCGTTGGGGACACGGAAGAAGTGGGATGGGCAGCTGACGACCATGGCAGTGGGGGTGGGTTCGTTCAGCGCGTTGTTGGCGGTGCCGTTGTCGGCGTTGGGCAATGTGGTGGGTAATGCGATTACCAAGGTGTTGGTGCGGGGTTTGGGTGACAAGATCGATGCTGAGGTGTTGGCAGCGGCGGCGAAAAATGCTGCGGAGGAGCACGCGGTGCAGTATCCGTTGTCGTCGATGGCGAAGTTCGCCGATATGGTGTCCAAGAGTGTGGATGATTACGCGGGGATGTCGGTGCGGGCGATGTGGGCGGCGCGGTTCGGTCACGGTCTGGGGGAGTCGCTGGAAGAGGGCTTGACCGAGATGTTCGGCGAGGCGGGGTATGGCGCGCTGAGTGGTCAGGGGGCGCAATGGAATCCCTTCTCGTTCACCGCGGGGTTGTCGGAGGCGGTAGGTTCGGGTATTGGCAACCTGGCGGGTCTGGCGATGCGTGGTGAGTTGGTTCCGGCGGGCCGGGCCCGGAATGCCGCCGACGGCGAGAAGGACTCCGCCACTGTAGACACCAATGCGTACACGACGGAGGAGCTGAAGACCGATTCCGCTTTGCAGCCGGGAGAAAAGTCCGGCTTCCTGAGCAGCCTGTCCGGTGCGGACTCCGAGGCGTCCAAGGTCGGCGCGTATGAGACGCGGCGGGACAACGCGCCGTTGCTATGGCGTGAGGGCGATGCGAATGCGCAGGCCGCGCTGTGGGATCAGAGCAGGCCGGGCACGCCGCCGCCACCCTACAGTCAGCCTCAGGACGAGGACCTCGTCCACAGCGATCCACCGGGTTCCGGTGGCGCTTCCAGGGAGGGCGATTCCCGTGCCGGTATGCCGCCGCCTGCATACGGTGCGGTTACTGGCGATGTCCATGCCGATGTCGAGTCGTCTGGTGTGGACGTTACACGGGAATACCGTGGCAGCGCATTGGTTTCTGACCACGTTGTCTCGGTTGGGGATTCCCGTACCGATTCGCCGCACCGCGACGACCGTCTCGTCGCCGAAACCTCCCAGGCGGATAGCCAAGAGGCTGTCGACGATGTGCAAGTGACAGAGCCGCTGTTCCACGTGAATGACGCTGCTGTTCCTGAGGTGTCCGCCAGGGCGGATTCGGTTGCGGGGAATGCGGATTCGGCTCGTTTGAGCGATGGTGGGCCGCACGCGCAAATGCCGCCGGACCCGTCTGGGGCCATGGCTTCGGGTGATCCTGTGTTGGTTCCGGAGCCGGTGGGGTTACCTGCGGATGCGGTGCGGGTGTCGGTGCCGGCTGAGGTGGTTTCCAGTGCTGGGCTTGTGGGTCTGGTGCGTGGTCGGGCGGGGGATGTGGGTGTGGGTCCGGTGGTTTTGGTGTCGGGGGAGGGTGTGGGTGTTGCGGTGGCGTCGTCTGCTCAGTCGTCGCGGGTGGCGCGCGAGGTGGGGCGTGATGTTGTGGCGTTGATGCCGGGGAGTGGCTGGCGCGGTCCGCGGTGGATGCAGTTCGCTCCCGACGGTTCCCGTCCCCGCCCGTTGGGCGAGCCCGGCCGGATTGCGGCCTTGCCGCAGGTCGGCGGGGGGCGCTTCGGGCTGGATGATTTGGCGAGTTCGTCGACTGCGGTCCCCGGAAGCCCCGCCGAGGCTGTGGTTGCGGGACCGGGTGAGGCGGGGAGTGCTGCGACGGCGCCGGGTGCCGATTCCACGGCTGCCGGCACGCCTGAGTGGACGGAGTCGGATCTTCGTAGTGCGGTTGAACGGGCTCGGTCCTTGGGTGGGAACCGTGATGTTGCGGTGGGGATCGTGCGGGGCACGCATGATGTGGTGGCGCTGGCGCGTGGAGATGCGGGTGTGCCGCTGGATGACGTGGTGGCTTTGGTCGCGGTGCGGGCTGATGCGGTCGGTCATGACGAGGCGGTGCGGTTTTCCCGGGAGTTGGCGGCCAGACTCGGTACGCAGGGGACGGGCTTGGGCGTTCGTGCGGGGGCGGGGCCGGATTCGCGGGCAGCGGCGAAGGAGTCCGAGGAGCTTGCGCGCGGCGAGCACGCCGGTGGACCCGAGGAGTCGGGTGTTCCGATGACGTGGGGGTTTGATCCGGGCTTGGAGTCTGCGTTGGATTCGTTGGGTGTGGCGGGATGGTCGTGGGGTGGTGTGTCGAGGGACGGGGAGGAGGCAGGGCTGGCGGCTTTCGGCGTGGATGCGGGTGATCGTGGTGCTGATGGGGTGGATTCGGTCGGTGCGGGCAGTGGGCGTAAGCGGGGTCGTGAGGATGGTTCGGTCGATGAGGGCGCGGCGCGCCGGGCCGCGGGTCCGGAGGATTTCCCGGTTTTGCCGGATTCATTGGATGGTGCGGGTTGGTCGTGGGGTGTCGGTGATGTGCCGGGTGCGGATCCGTTGGATTTGGCGGCCAGGGCTGAAAATCTGGATTTGCTGGGGTTTGGTACGGACGCGGCGGTTTTCGGTGATGTCGGAGGTGCGGATTTGATTGCTGGGGGTGCTGCATCGTGGTCGGTCGCACTCGGTGGCACGGAGGTGGATTCGGCACTGGAAGCGGTAGACACGGCCGAGAATGCGGCTAGCGTGGAGTCGTTGAAGGAGGCGGCGCGGGTGGAGGCGCGGCGTGCTCGTGATGCGGGTGAGCCCTACACCGGTGCGGAGTTGGGGAAGAGGCTCGGCAGGAGCAAGTGGTGGGGGCAGGCGCGGCTTGCGGAAATCAGAGGGGAGAGTGGTCCGGCACAACGTTCCTTGCAAGGTCCGGAGGGGGAGCGGTTGCGGGAGGCGGCGCGGGTGGAGGCGCGTCGTGCTCGGGAGGCCGGTGAGTCCTACACCGGTGTGGCGTTGGGGAAGAGGTTCGGGATGAGCGTGGCGTGGGGTAAGGAGCGGCTTGCGGAGATCAACTCTGTGGATGGCGTGGCCGGGCGGGCTGCGCAGGAACAAGAGCGGAAGTGGGCGCAGGAGCGGGAGGCGGGGCGGGTGGAGGCGCGTCGTGCTCGGGACGCGGGTGAGCCCTACACCGGTGCGGAGTTGGGTGAGAAGTTCGGGAAGAGCACGGCGTGGGGGGCGCGCCTGGTTGCGGAAATCAGGGCTGAGGGTGATGCGGGACGGTCTGCTTCGCAGAGGACGGGGGAGCGGTTGCGGGAGGCGGCGCGGGTGGAGGCGCGTCGTGCCCGGGACGCGGGTGAACCCTACACCGGTGCCGCGTTGGGGGTGAAATTCGGAAAGGGTTCGACGTGGGGTGGGCTGCGGCTTATGGAAATCAAGGCCGATGGTCGTGCGAGCGGTACGGCTTTGCCGGAGCAGGTGCAGGGGCGGGGGCCGGATCCGCAGTCGGAAGTTCCGCTCTCCGAGGGGCCTGTGAGTAGAGGTCAGGCCGGTGGTACGGCCACCGACCCGATTGATGATCTGGCCTGGTGGGGGCTTGGTCCGGCCGTCGAGTCCGCATTGGATTCGCCGGAGGTTGGGGGATGGTCGTCGGGTGATGTGGCGGGGACGGGGTCGAATAACGCGGGATTGTTTGCTTTCGATGTGGACCTCGATCTGGACGCGGTTGGTCCTGGTGTTGGAGGGATGGGTTCGTTTGGTGAGAGTAGTGGGCGTGAGTGGGGTCGTGACGATGGTTCGGCCGACGAGGCTGTGGGGATCGGGCCCTCGGGTCGGCAGGGCTTCTCGACTTTGCCGGGCTTTGCGGGCGGTAGTGCGGCCGTTGGTGGCTTGTCGGAGGGGCCGTTGTCGTGGGGTGTTGATGAGGTGCCGGGTGATAGTGGCGGTTATCTGGATCCGGGTGGAGTGGGGTTGTTCGGGTTTGGGGTGAGCCTGGCTGATGGTGATGCTGGCGCACTTTCGACCGTTGAAGGTCCGGCGGAGTTGTCGGTGGGTTCCGGTGGCGTGGCGGGTTCGGTGCCGGAAGGGCCGGATGCGGCCGAGCGGTCGGAGCGTGCGGAGTTGTTGAGAGAGACGGCACGGGTGGAGGCGCGTCGTGCTCGTGACGCGGGTGAGCCCTACAGCGGTGTTGCGTTGGGGAAGAAGTTCGGGATGAGCCGGTCGTGGGGGGAGACACGACTTGCGGAGATCAAGAATGAGGGCGGTGCGAACCGGCAGACATTGCGGGAGCAGGAGTGGGCGGAGGAGCGAGAGGCGGCGCGGGTGGAGGCGCGTCGTGCTCGGGACGCGGGTGAGCCCTACACCGGTCCAGCGTTGGGGAAGAAGTTCGGGAAGACCGATAGGTGGGGACGGGCCCGGCTTGATGAGATCAGGAGTGCGGGTGATGTGCCCTGGTCGGCTGGGAAGGGGGCGGAGGAGGAGCGGTTGCGGGAGGACGCGCGGGTGGAGGCGCGTCGTGCCCGGGACGCGGGTGAGCCCTACACCGGTCCAGCGTTGGGGAAGAAGTTCGGGATGAGCCGGTCGTGGGCGGATACACGACTTGCGGAAATCAAGGATGAGGTTAATGAAGTCCGGCGGGCCATGCGGGGAGGAGAGCAGGAGTGGGCGCGGGAGCGGGAGGCGGGGCGGGTGGAGGCGCGTCGTGCTCGGGACGACGGCGAGCCCTACTCCGCGGCCGCGTTGGGGAAGAGGTTCGGGAAGAGCAAGGCGTGGGGGCAGAAGCTACTTGAGGAAATCAAGCCTGAGGGTGGTGCGATCTGGTCGGCTGCGGGAGAGCGGCAGGCCGGGCAGGTGCGGGAGGCGGCGCGGGCGGAGGCGCGCCGTGCTCGTGATGCGGATGAGCCCTATAACGCTGTGGCGTTGGGTGAGGAGTTCGGGAAGAGCGAGATGTGGGGGCAGGAGCGACTTGCGGAAATCCGATCTGAGGGTGGTGCGCTCTTGTTGTCTGTGCGGGGGCGGGAGGGGGCCCGGGAGGCGGCGCGTGCGGAGGCGCGTCGTGCACGTGATGCGGGTGAGCCCTACACCGGAGCGGCCTTGGGGGAGAAGTTCGGAAAGAGCGAAAAATGGGGGCAGAAGCGACTTGCGGAAATCAAGCCCGAGGATGGCAGCCGACCGGCCGTGCGCGGGCCGGAGAAGGAGCGGTTGCGGGAGGCGGCGCGGGCGGAGGCGCGTCGTGCTCGGGATGCGGGTGAGCCCTGCACCGGTGCGGCCTTGGGAAGGAGGTTCGGAAACGGTGAGAGGTGGGGTCGGGAGCGGCTTCATGAGATCAGGAAGGAGACGAGTGGTTCTGCCGGTGGAGCCTCGGGTTCTGGGGGTGGTGTTCCGGCGGAGGGAGTCTCGTCGGTCGATGCGGCCGAGTGGGTGCAGTCGGGTGTTGAGTCGGGTGGTGTGGCGGGGTGGTCGGAGTCGGATTTGCGGAGGGAGGTCGAGTTGGCTCAGGTGGTGGGTGGATCACGTGAGGTGGCGATGGGGATTGTGCGAGGCACGCATGATGTGGTGGCGCTGGCGTGGGAGGACGCGCGTGTGTCGTTGGATGATGTGGTGGCTTTGGTTGCGGTGCGGGTAGAGGCGGAGGGACATGCTGCGGCGGTGCGGTTTTCCCGGGAACTGGCGAACCGACTTGGTACCCAGGGGTCGGGGTTGGCCATCCGTGCCGGTGCGGGGCCGGCTCCCCACGCGGCGGTGTTCGAGGTATCTGCGGCCGACGAGGGGCCCGGTGCTCCGATGACGAGGCGGATCGAACCGGCCGGGGCCGTCTCGGGTTCGATTGATGTCGCGGGGTGGTCGTCGGGTGCTGTGGCGGGTGCGGATTCATGGGATGGTGCGCCGAGTGCGGCGGCGGAAGACGCGGAAATGCTGGCTTTTGGTGCGGCTGATCGTGGCGTAGGGGGGTTGGGTTCGGTCGGCGCGGACACCGGGCGCAAGCGGCGTCGTGACGACGATGGTGCAGTCGATGAGGGTGCGGCACGAAGGCCCTCAGGTCCGCAGGATTTCCCGATTTTTCCGGAATTTGGGAAACCCGGCGACACGACGATCGAGGTAGCACCGGAGGTGATACACGCGGCCGAGGCGGTGGATACTACCGAGTCGTCGAAGGAGGAGGCTCGCGCCGAAGCGCGTCGTGCTCGTGACGCGGGGCAGCCCTATACCGCTGGGACGTTGGGGAACAGGTTCGGAAAGAGCTCGTCGTGGGGTTGGCGTCGGCTTGACGAGATCAGGGCCGAGGGTGGTGTGAGCCGGCTGGTTTCGCAGGGGCACGAGGCGGCGCGGGTAGAGGCGCGTCGTGCCCGGGACGCGGGTGAGCCCGACACCGGTCGCTCGTTGGGGAAGAAGTTCGGGCGGAGCGCGGCATGGGGTGCGCAGCGGCTTGCGGAAATCAGTACTGAGGGCGGTGTGAGCCGCTCCGATTTGAAGGGGCAGGATGCGGCGCGGGTGCGGGAGGCGGCGCGGGTGGAGGCACGTCGTGCTCTTGCCGAAGGAAAGCCCTACGGCGGTGAGGCGTTGGGGCAGCGGTTCGGGAAGAGCGGGTCATGGGGCAGGTCCCGGCTTGCGGAGCTCAGCGATGAGGGTAGTGCTGACCAGCCTGTTGCCGAGGTGCAGGGGCAGGATGCGGCGCGGGTGCGGGAGGCGGCGCGGGTGGAGGCATGTCGTGCTCGTGATGCTGGTGAGCCCTACAGCGGTGGGACGTTGGGAAAGAAGTTCGGAATGAGCGAAAGATGGGGTCGGGCGCGACTTAAGGAGATCAGAGGTGGGGATGGTGCGACCCCGGAGGCTGTGCGGGCGGAGGAGGGGGAGCGGTTGCGGGAGGCGGCGCGGGCGGAGGCGCGTCGTGCACGTGCTGCTGGTGAGCCCTACAGCGGTGGGACGTTGGGAAAGAAGTTCGGAAAGAGCGAAAGATGGGGGCGGGAGCGGCTTCGCGAGATCAGGGCGGCCTTCAGTGGTTCTGCTGGTCGTGCTTCGGATTCTGCGGGTAATGTGCTGGCGGAGGATGTCCCTTCGTTGGATGTGACTGCGGCTGAGCGGCCGCAGTCGGTTGTTGAGTCGGGCGGTGTAGCGGGTTGGACGGAGTCGGATCTGCGGAGAGAGGTTGAGTGGGCTCGGTTGGTGGGTGCGCAGCGTGATGCGGCCGTGGAGATTGTGCGGGGCACGCATGATGTGGTGAAGCTGGCGCGTGGGGATGCGGATGTGTCACTGGATGACGTGGTGACACTGGTTGCGGCGAAGATCGACGAAGTTGGTCACGACGAGGCGAAGCAGTTTTCCCGCCAACTGGCGGCCAGAATCGGCACACCGGGGACCGCGTTTGCGATCCGTGCCGCAGCAGGACCCGATCCCCGGGCAGCGGCCGCGGTGTCCGAGGAGTCCGCGGGCAGCGCTTTGGTCGGCGACATGCCCGGCGGCCCGGCGGAGAGCCCATCGGGTTTTGGGTGGGGCGAGCTTCCGGCTGGTCGAACGGATGATGTGCTGATGACGGACTTTCCGGTGACAGGCACGAATGTGGTTGTGGCTGAAGGGTTCGCGGATGATCTGGGCGGCTTGTCTTTCCTTGGCGACCCGGAGTCGTGGTTCGTTGACCCGTTGAACGTCGGGAATTTCGGTCTTGGCTGGGATGAGGTTCAGGACGGTCGAACGGATGATGTGCTAGGGGTGGGCTTGTTCGGAGCGGGGGCGGATCCGCTTTCGATTGAATGGTTTGCGCATGATTCGGGTGGATTGTCGTCGGTTGGGGCTGTGGGCGGTTCCGGGGTGGGTGGCCGTAGCAGGCACAAGAGGGCTCGTGTTGATGGCTCGGATAATGAGGGTGCCGAGTCTGAGCGTCCGTCCCGTCGTCGTGTGCGTCGGGCGGATTCGGCGAAGCGGAAGCGGGCGGCGGAGTTGGAGACAGTGTGGGCGGAGCTGCGTCGTGCCGGTGAGGCGGGTGAGTCTCACACCGGGGCGACATTGGGGAAGAAGTTCGGAAAGAGTGCGACGTGGGGCTTTGCGCGGCTTAGGGAGTTCCGGGCAAGTCATGGGGGGACGAGTCGGGCGGATGTGGTGAAGCGGAAGCGGGCGGCGGTGTGGGCGGAGATGCGTCGTGCTCGTGACGCGGGTACGCCCCATACCGGTGAGTCGTTGGGGAAGAAGTTCGGGAAGGGTGTGTCGTGGGGCTGTGCGCGGCTTGCGGAGTTCCGGGCGAGCGAGGGAGGTTTGAGTCGGGCGGAGTTGTCGCAGCGGGATCGGGACGCGAACTTGGAGACAGTGTGGGCGGAGCTGCGACGTGCTGATGAGGCGGGTGAGTCCCACACCGGTGCGACTTTGGGGGCCAAGTTCGGAAAGAGCGCGTCGTGGGGTGTGCAGCGGCTTGCGGAGTTCAGGGTGCGGGCAGGGGAGGGCGGCCCGGCGGATGTGGAGCAGAAATGGGCGGCGGTGTGGGCGGAAGTGCGTCGTGCTCGTGGCGCGGGCGAGCCTCACACGGGCAAGTCGTTGGGGGTTAAGTTCGGAATGAGCCCGACTTGGGGGCTGCAGCGGCTTGCTGAATTCAGGAACGCGGAGAGCGCATTGGCGTCTGGGAGTGGTGTGCCCACGGAAGACGCGTCGGCCTCTGGTGCGGTTTGCCCGGAATGTCCGTGA
- a CDS encoding TOBE domain-containing protein, protein MRLSTRNQLSGTVSAIESGGVMAVVKVILDGGQQVTASITNDAVDDLALKPGTPVTVLVKSTEVMLAVDGDG, encoded by the coding sequence ATGCGACTGTCCACACGCAACCAGCTATCCGGGACCGTCAGCGCGATCGAATCCGGCGGCGTGATGGCCGTGGTGAAGGTCATCCTCGACGGAGGCCAGCAGGTCACCGCATCGATCACCAACGACGCCGTCGACGACCTCGCCCTCAAACCCGGCACGCCGGTCACCGTCCTCGTCAAATCCACCGAGGTCATGCTGGCCGTCGACGGAGACGGCTAG
- a CDS encoding LysR family substrate-binding domain-containing protein: MTGSDGYPSFTLAYVPGVTPGKWVRTWNNRLPEVPLTLIQVSAAEAAGVVRDRDADAALLRLPTDRTGLHAIPLYTETTVVVVPKDHLVATAEEVCADDLADDIVLQPRDDTLDWEQPPGRPAIERPATTADAIELVAAGVGLLVVPQSLARLHHRKDLAYRPVTDVQQSRVALSWLEEETTDLMEQFIGIVRGRTVNSTRGRQPASPPAKRKRPAGDGNKAAVRKSAGGNRRLGSGTPNSRKRGKPRRRS; the protein is encoded by the coding sequence GTGACAGGCTCGGACGGATATCCGTCTTTCACACTCGCGTACGTCCCGGGTGTGACACCAGGCAAGTGGGTGCGGACATGGAACAACCGGTTGCCCGAGGTTCCGCTGACCCTGATCCAGGTTTCCGCGGCCGAAGCCGCCGGCGTGGTGCGAGACCGTGACGCCGATGCGGCCCTGCTCCGGTTGCCGACAGACCGGACCGGCCTGCATGCGATCCCGCTCTACACCGAGACGACCGTGGTCGTTGTCCCGAAGGACCACCTCGTGGCCACGGCCGAAGAGGTCTGCGCCGACGACCTGGCCGACGACATAGTGCTGCAGCCCCGCGACGACACCCTCGACTGGGAACAGCCGCCCGGACGGCCGGCGATCGAGCGCCCGGCCACGACCGCGGATGCCATCGAACTGGTCGCGGCCGGGGTGGGGCTGCTCGTCGTGCCGCAGTCACTCGCCCGACTGCACCACCGCAAAGACCTCGCCTACCGGCCAGTCACGGATGTCCAGCAGTCGCGCGTAGCGCTGTCGTGGCTGGAGGAGGAGACCACCGACTTGATGGAGCAGTTCATCGGGATCGTCCGCGGGCGCACTGTCAACAGCACGCGTGGGCGCCAACCGGCCTCTCCGCCGGCGAAGCGCAAGCGTCCCGCTGGCGATGGCAACAAGGCTGCCGTCCGCAAATCGGCCGGTGGGAATCGACGACTAGGTTCCGGCACGCCTAACAGCCGCAAACGCGGGAAACCGCGCCGCCGATCGTAG
- a CDS encoding DUF5997 family protein — MTSQKTPQTMKPATAAKKLNVYLEATPAEFQEGVVSRDELNALQANPPEWLRELRRNGPHPRQVVAARLGISIGALARNGITDPLTTEQIYALKADSPEWLQQERAIQAEVRKEAVRIKEKNAERRVIPDASRLRRRPA; from the coding sequence ATGACGTCGCAGAAGACCCCCCAGACGATGAAGCCCGCGACCGCGGCGAAGAAGCTGAACGTGTACCTCGAAGCCACCCCCGCGGAGTTCCAGGAGGGTGTCGTCTCTCGCGACGAATTGAACGCCCTGCAGGCCAACCCGCCGGAGTGGCTGCGGGAACTGCGCCGCAACGGCCCCCACCCGCGACAGGTCGTCGCGGCGAGGCTGGGCATCTCCATCGGCGCTCTCGCGCGCAACGGAATCACCGACCCCCTCACCACGGAGCAGATTTACGCGTTAAAGGCGGACAGTCCCGAGTGGCTTCAGCAGGAACGCGCCATTCAGGCCGAAGTCCGGAAGGAAGCGGTGCGAATCAAGGAGAAAAACGCGGAACGCCGTGTCATCCCGGACGCTAGCCGTCTCCGTCGACGGCCAGCATGA